The genomic stretch tcgtgtttcattttgtttctaaatCAAAAAACAACGTCATACCACAGAGCAGCATGTGGTACCATTTAAGCAATTAGAAAACACAGtggcaaaaatattattttccttccttccaatgGATGACCAGTTTTAACACCTCGATGCACGTCCTTCTAGGTCTCTTTGCCTAAATAACGCATTTTTCTTACACCGTAGCGTGACCGTTTGACCACATGAGCTGTTTCATTACCAGCTTCAGTCAGTGCAGCCTTTCCCTTGCCATAGACCTAGATTTTCTTCTCAGCTGAGTAGTGTGCTCCTGAGGGACATGTCTGGAAGTGCTCATCTCTTGACCCTTGGTCCCATCTCTTGACCCTTCTCTTGACCCTTCTGCAGGgatcccccaccccccggctcTGCCATAGCAGGGCTCTTGCACACCTGCATCCTGCCCTCCCGAGGTGTGCTCTCACAGGGCAAGGATGGCATGTGCTGACCCCCCCTCCCTCATCTCCTACCCCGCCGCTGCCTCCCAGGTCATCGACATGACCGGCCGGGAGCAGAAGGTTTACTACAGCTACAGCCAGATCAGCCACAAGCACAACGTCCCTGATGACGGGCTGCCGCTGCAGTCCCAGCAGCCTCCACAGCCTGGCAAAGAGGCCAAGACCCCGGGCTTCGCACTGCCTGAGCTGGAGCACAACCTGCAGCTGCTCATCGACCTCACAGAGCAGGAGATCATCCAGAGCGACCGGCAGCTGCAGTACGAGCGGGACATGGTGGTCAACCTGTCACATGAGCTGGAGAAGATGTCGGAGGTCCTAGAGCACGAGGAGCGGGTCATTGCCAACCTCAGCAAGGTCCTCGAGATGGTGGAGGAGTGCGAGCGGCGTCTGCAGCCTGGCTGCAGTGACCCCCTCACCCTAGATGAGTGCGCCCGTGTCTTTGAGACCCTGCAAGACAAGTACTACGAGGAGTACAGGATGTCTGATCGCGTGGACCTGGCCGTGGCCATTGTCTACCCACTCATGAAGGAGTACTTCAAGGAGTGGGACCCGCTGAAGGTGAGTGGCTGGTGAGATTtgcctctctgctcctgcccccggtggggggtggagggcttGCAGGGGCCTGGGCCTAGAGAGGCCACACAGGGCAGGGTGGCTGCATCACAGCTGCGTCTCTCTCCAGGACTGCACTTACGGCACCGAAGTCATCTCCAAGTGGAAGAGTCTCCTGGAGAATGACCAGCTCTTATCCCATGGTGGGCAGGACCTGTCAGCAGACGCCTTTCACAGGTATTCACATGGGAACTGGGAGGAAGAGGCCACTGGGAAGGGCGGGGAGTGGCCCTGCTCCAGGGGTTTCTGTGCACTCATCCACCCTGCGCCCGTGCGCGTCATGCACAGGCTGGGCGCCGGGCTTGCCATGGGGTTGAGGCAGACAGCCTCAGCCTTCAGGGAGTGTGAAAAGCAAATGGAGGATAAAGCAGCAGACAGACAAGGCCAGGGATGATGAACAGAAAGGACACGCCCATTTGGGGTGGTGGGAATAGTTGGAAGCAGAGGTATCcgagaggaggtgacatttgagctgtgACCCATGAGGTGAGTCATCCAGCTGCACACACAGCTCCAGCGGGAAGGCAGGCCATCCCTGGAGAGGGGACCCTTGTGAccccacagcagccctgccaGGCAGGCAGGTACTGGCAGGGCGGCCCAGACCCTGTGGATGAGCAGGTGGTGGCTGGGTGAGGGGCGATGAGGCTGGTGCAGGTCTGGCCAGGATGGGGACTGGCCCGGTGGTTTACTGTGCTCATTtctgtgcctttttctttcttattctggaGAGTTGGTGGTGGTGTACTTAGTCTGCTTTGAAACCTGCCTGTGCAGTTAGTCTGCCCGCTGCCTTTCTCCCACAGGCTGATATGGGAAGTCTGGATGCCTTTTGTTCGAAGTATTGTCACCCAGTGGCAACCAAGGAACTGTGACCCGATGGTGGACTTTTTGGACAGCTGGGTGCACATTATTCCCGTGTGGATCTTAGATAACATCCTGGACCAGCTCATCTTCCCCAAGCTGCAGAAAGAGGTAGAGCCCCAAGTCATGGGGGACCGCTGGCATAACCAGGGGCCCTTCACTCCCTCAGTGCCGTCAGAAGGCCTGGAATGAACAGAATCTGCTGACACGGTGATTGTCCTGTGGGTAACTCCAGCCCTTTTGTTGGCACTTTACCCCCTACAGATTCCCCTTTTTAAATAGGGAATTCATTTTCTGTCTGTCTAATGCAAGCAGAAATTGTGCCATTTCAGAGCTTCCATGCAATTGCCCTAGTGATAGTGGTTTGGTTGTGCAGAGGCGTGTGGGCTGCATGGTGCAGCTGGAACTGTTTTGTCCCACACCTTCTGTAGGTGGAAAACTGGAACCCACTGACAGACACTGTGCCTATCCACTCCTGGGTCCACCCGTGGCTGCCCCTCATGCAAGCGCGCCTGGAGCCCCTTTACTCCCCCATCCGCAGCAAGCTGTCCAGCGCCTTGCAGAAGTGGCACCCCAGCGACTCCTCTGCCAAGCTCATCCTCCAGCCCTGGAAAGACGTCTtcaccccaggctcctgggaagCGTTCATGGTCAAGAACATAGTGCCCAAGCTGGGTGAGGAAATGGGGAAGGGGCATTAGGTCCAGCAGCTTTGGTGCCCTGGTTTCTGTGGTCAGCGGTAAGGGATCCATGCTTCTTAAAACGGGCTTGGAGCTCAAGGAGAAAGCCAAGGACGCGGTACCGCTCACCACAGGAAGTGCCATTTTATGCACAGAGGTGACATATAAACGTACCTGGGATCCTGAAGACAGCAGCAGCCTGAGGCTCTGCAGGCCTCCTGCTTCCAGATTGTTCTAGTTTGGGCTTCTCATAACATGCTAGGCATCGGTGTTCTGAGATTTCTGtgatatttgattttaaatatgtatttattgtttctGGGTTAGAGACGAAAAAGGTTTTCAAGAACTGGCATGTCAGGGACTTAAAACTGTTGGTAAAAGCAAATTTAGGCCAGTGTTTTCTGCTAAGGATTTTGCTCTGTGCTTCTGGGACTCTGCCTTAAAGCCTGGGTTGTTTTTGCAGGGATGTGTCTTGGGGAATTGGTCATTAACCCCCACCAGCAGCACATGGATGCATTTTACTGGGTCATCGACTGGGAAGGCATGATCTCTGTGTCTAGCCTGGTAGGGCTGCTCGAGAAGCACTTCTTCCCCAAGTGGCTTCAGGTATAGCCTGCTCTGCTATGGTTTTGGGGCAGCTTCcgggggggcaggggagtggaATGGAGGCAGGGAGGATTACACTTAATTTCCTGCCCAGGTCTGActgcaggggcttgatccctgggtAACTGTCAAATGCTATCACACAGGGCAAAAATAAGCAGTAATCCCAGCAGCCACCACTTACTGAACATATGCCATGAGCCAGATGCGAAGCATTTCATGTGGTTCTCTCCACTCCTCACACCACACCTTTGTGGGGGACCATCACAGCCCTGTCATTTAGGGGCTGAGGTTTGGTGAGTTCACATTCAAGGGAGTTTAGCTGGCAAACAGACTCCAAATTCTTGGAGTCACTTGGAGTCATACTCTGAAAGATTCTGTTTAGCCCCTGTAAACCCCACACATCTCCTTGTAGGACCACGATCAAAACAAACAGGAAGCTTTGCTCCCATGTGCTCCCATGTGCCACCATCGTGGATGCAGATGTccgatttgtttctttttggcaGGTGCTGTGCTCTTGGCTCAGTAACAGCCCAAATTATGAGGAGATCACCAAGTGGTACCTGGGTTGGAAGTCCATGTTCTCAGACCAAGTGCTGGCACACCCATCTGTCAAGGACAAATTTAATGAAGCATTGGACATCATGAATAGGGCAGTGTCCTCCAATGTTGGTGAGTGAGGATTCTGCTTTAGGGCTCCTGGTTCCAAGCACCGTGTTTCTGAACACATAAATGACACAGAAGCAAGAGTTTTCGGGTGCCTGTGGGCTGTCGGCTCCAACATGGACTCTTCCCCACCAGACCCCTGCCCATCTCtgccagccctgggaggggcaCAGGGCCCTGACCTGAGTCTCACTGCAGCCAGATTCGTACTGGGGGGGAGCCTGCCTCTAGGGCCACCTTCCGGGTTCGCTGGTATGCCTGTGAAGAGCTCAGTGTGCTCTTTGAGTGGAACAGCCTGACATCTAGAAGTTGCCTTTTCTCACCTGgcctattttatttacttgtggaACAGTCATAACGCCTACTTCTAGAGGTTCTTAAAAACCTAGAGGGGTGAAGTGAGCCCTGGTCTATACAGCACTTTGCAGGTGGTATCTTTGTTGTCTCAGAAGTAGGCAGGTGACTGTCCCCTTCATACCTATCCCAGCTTCTGACCAGGTGAGTCACTGTGCTCGCATCCCAACACAAAGGCCACTGTGGTACCCAGGCCAACCCTGCTTCACAGACAAGCTCCACAAGGCCGAgagcttgttcaaggtcacacagctacaaTGGCAGCTGGGActataatttctgttttctgaatctTTAGTCCTTTGAACCTGTTACATGAAGAGAAGGTTTATAGAACATATACTCTGCCGAACGAGGCAGATAGACTTCTCAGATCTCTCTCATCTGGGCCCCTCAGTGGGTCATCCTGATCCTTTTCATACTCTCCAGAAACTCTACCTCGGCCACCCCGGCTTCGGGCCACCTCTTAGAGCTGGTCCCATCCATTTCCCTTAGCACTGGACATTGTGGCCCTGTACTGTCCTTCAACATCGGAGTTCCCCAAATGCATTCTAAATTCTTCCAGGGCTGGAGCCTCTATGGAGAAGCTAAAAACAGAACTAGGCTAGGCCATGTATTGTCAAGGTTTCCAGCCCTAGAAGGATCAGTCTTCTGCAGGAATACATGTTAATCATCTCTCTGGTTGCTACACATTAGCCAGAAACCGTCAGACCAATTTTTGTATGCTTGCAGGTTGTTGTCTAAACTTGCTGAAGGTGCTTGCCATCTGCCTTAGTGCTTTGTGTCTCTGAGGCCCAGCTGCCTGTGAGGTTGGAACCCCTctcctcacccctctcccctctgactCTCCCAGGTGCCTACATGCAGCCCGGAGCACGGGAGAACATAGCCTACCTCACGCACACGGAGCGGAGGAAGGACTTCCAGTACGAGGCCATGCAGGAGCGACGGGAGGCTGAGAACATGGCCCAGCGGGGCATCGGTGTGGCTGCCAGCTCTGTGCCCATGAACTTTAAGGACCTCATTGAGACCAAGGCCGAGGAGCACAACATTGTTTTCATGCCAGTCATCGGGAAGCGGCATGAAGGGAAGCAGCTCTACACCTTTGGCCGCATCGTCATCTACATCGACCGGGGAGTGGTGTTTGTCCAGGGTGAGAAGACCTGGGTGCCTACCTCCCTGCAGAGCCTGATCGACATGGCCAAGTAGAGGGGGAAGGCTGGACCTTGCCAGAGAGGAGACATGGTCATGAATAAACGGTATTTTAAACCGCCTCTGAAATAGTTACTCTCCATCCACGGATATTCCTGGTCAGGTCAGCAAGAAATGACAAAACCTAATGCTAATGCCAAGGCATGTCAGTCTTTACACTGAGCCCTTCTGTGGCATGTCCTCCGCTGAGGAGAACCACACTGCGTATTTTCTGGGCTCTCGAGTCTGGCCCGCCACAAAGAAGGGTGCTCCCCACATGGCCACCCTCCCTGTCATCTCTGCGGACAGCTGCCCTGCCAGGGCAAGTTCTGGTCAGCAGCTGAGGGAGCTCTCTTGTTCCTGATGATTTCAAGGTCCTCACAGTCCTGGTAGTCTGGTTCTTCCCGGaaagcccaagtgtccatggggAGTCGTCGTAGCTTCTGTACAGGGAACCAGTGGATGGAGGTATCGTTAAATACGTCCATGTACTGTGAAGTCTCAGGCAGCTCAAGCTCCTCCAGTCCTTTTAAAACCTGAGCAGgaaaattcaaatgtaaaatacACGAACCTGATGGTCACAGTAAACCCCACACTTCCGGGTGCCATTTATCAGTCACCCCCAggttatcctttaaaaaaaaaaaatgaggactagAATATATTGACTTAAGCCTGTCTGTGACGAACTGGAAGCTCCAAGGGTGGTGAGTGTGTGGGACTGACACTGAGAATGAAGGACAGGTCCTTGCTTTCTGGAACACAGAGCTGCTGAGAAAGCTCGTGGAGTACAGTAACTTCACTGTGCCCTAAGTGAGTCCCTCATGAGCTCTGCCCACATGCACAAAGGCAGAATTCACAATTAACAGGGAAATGGTCTGGTTTCACACCCTTTTTCATCCTAGCTCCTTCATTTACATAGATACCTTTGCAATGTAGGCATAATTTTTCTGTAGAATCCTTGCCAGCaatctggaaatttaaaaaaaaaaaaaaaaaagcccagcatGATTAGAAGGTATGGGAGTGGTTTTATCTAACTTATAACATTATAGAAATGCAAAGTAGCTTAAAGatagcaaacattttaaaaaggaggggaacGTGGAATAGGTTCAATAATCCGTAGAAAAGGTGAATGTCCCATAACCAACCACCCCTTTTGTGAGGGGAGGAAGGACAGTGGACACCTAAGGCATGTACAGCTGAGAGAGCAAATGGTTTCCAccactttagttttttttaagatttgatttatttgttggagagaaagcaagaagcacaagagcacaagcacggggagcagcaggcagaaggagaagcaggcttcctgccgaggaaggagcccaatgtgggactcgatcccagaacaccgggatcatgacctgagccgaaagcagatgcccaaccgactaagccacccaggcatccctcccacTTTTAAAAACACTTGTGCACCTTAAGGGAAGGGAGGAATTCTTGGCAAGCAGACCTCCTTAACTCTGCAGCTTTACTCGGGGTTGGTGTCCGTAACATGCTGGTTTCCCACACACAGGTCTGTCAGGAAAGCCCCCGCCACAGCCTGACAGGACTTCTGTGTGCTTGCACTCACCTCTCCTCGAGTCCTCTGAAGCTGTTCCCAATGATGAGCATCTTGGCAAGGGCGTCCACTGACCAGTTACTGCACAGAAGGTTGTTGTACAGGGCTGTGCCGCAGTGGGGCATGTAGAAGATGGTGGGCTCGCCGTGGACGCTCCGTCTTCCTTCCTGCGGGGACAGGACGTGCAGTGTGAGCCCCTCCGCTCTTTCCGGGAGGTTGTGGCAAGGGCACAGGGCACGTCTGTGAAGAGCTGAGCTATCTCACCACAACATAATCACAGTGCATGGGGTGAGGGACACAGGTCAGCCACCCTTCTGTATGTGTTTCACAACAGACCTGTGTACCAAGCCAGGCCACACGCCTTAGACTGACTTCTACGTCCGTGACAGCAGCATCTCTGGAGAAAACCAGGAGCTGCGAGACAAGTCGAAACCACAAGGAAACAAACCCCTTCCTTTGCGAACAGTCAGGTTATCGTGTGGCCTAATAGAAATCGACAGATGAAGTGGGCCTCAAAGTCGGGAAATCATGAGGTCCAGAAAGAACTTGCGTTTACTGAAGAGATGTGTGTCCCACAAACAAAGCTCTGGATCAGCAGAGGGGCTTCTTGGGTCTGTGACAgcaagggcaggaggggaggcaACAGTTACTGTCCCCATGGACTGTGCATGGTCAGCCTCTGGGCCTCTTGGGTCCCTTTATGCAGATGCCTATCACAGTCCCTTCCAAATGTCCGCTGGGGGACACAACAACCGCTCCTGGGGACTGTGGCTCCACAGTCGTACCCATGGCAGGGACATAGGCCCTGCCTGCCCTGGCCTCTCTGTTCTGTACTCTCCTCCCTTCTGTTCAACACAAACAGGCAGGAGCCTGCCTGGGGCCATCCAGCCAACTCCTGGTGGGCCTGCAATCCCAGCGCCAACCCAGGAAGCCTTCCTCTAGCCCCTCAAGTGGCGGAGAGCgcttttccctctctgttctGCTCACCCATATTTGTTTACAGGCCATACACCTTGACGGGACCCTGGGCTCCCTGGAGGCTGGGACTACATCTGTCCTGGCATCCCCCCAAAgtccatgcctggcacagagcaggcaccCAGAAAAGAAGATGGCATGAATGGAGTGGCAGGGTTTCAGGGCCCCACCAACATCAGTGAAGGATTCTCTTGTCTCAGCAGGGCTTGATTTTCGGGCTTTGTAATAAATGAGACGGCCATTTTGGAAGACGGAGAAGGATCAAATGCCTACTCTGTAATCCCCCCAGCAACGCAAAGTGGCTTGCAGGGGTGTGTGCCTCACTGGCTTCAGGCCCCGCTGCTGAGGTGATCTTGCTCTGCATCTCACAGTTAAACCTCCGGGCAGAAGACCTACCCACAGCTCCCAGCCAGATGCTATTGGGTGTGACTGGGCTACCATGCAAAGAGAGATATACTCTCCCCTTCTATGATCTCCCCTAAGACAGGGTAAATCCCAACCAGAAAGCCCTCCTTTGAGGCACTGATACTAGGTacccctttattttttaacaccAACAGTAAGTACCAACTTAGGAAATTACCA from Neovison vison isolate M4711 chromosome 3, ASM_NN_V1, whole genome shotgun sequence encodes the following:
- the TFIP11 gene encoding tuftelin-interacting protein 11, which encodes MSLSHLYRDGEGHVDDDDDERENFEITDWDLQNEFNPNRQRHWQTKEEATYGVWAERDSDEERPSFGGKRARDYSAPVNFISAGLKKGAAEEAELEDSEDEEKPVKQDDFPKDFGPKKLKTGGNFKPSQKGFAGGTKSFMDFGSWERHTKGIGQKLLQKMGYVPGRGLGKNAQGIINPIEAKQRKGKGAVGAYGSERTTQSLQDFPVVDSEEEAEEEFQKELSQWRKDPSGSKKKPKYSYKTVEELKAKGRISKKLAAPQKELSQVKVIDMTGREQKVYYSYSQISHKHNVPDDGLPLQSQQPPQPGKEAKTPGFALPELEHNLQLLIDLTEQEIIQSDRQLQYERDMVVNLSHELEKMSEVLEHEERVIANLSKVLEMVEECERRLQPGCSDPLTLDECARVFETLQDKYYEEYRMSDRVDLAVAIVYPLMKEYFKEWDPLKDCTYGTEVISKWKSLLENDQLLSHGGQDLSADAFHRLIWEVWMPFVRSIVTQWQPRNCDPMVDFLDSWVHIIPVWILDNILDQLIFPKLQKEVENWNPLTDTVPIHSWVHPWLPLMQARLEPLYSPIRSKLSSALQKWHPSDSSAKLILQPWKDVFTPGSWEAFMVKNIVPKLGMCLGELVINPHQQHMDAFYWVIDWEGMISVSSLVGLLEKHFFPKWLQVLCSWLSNSPNYEEITKWYLGWKSMFSDQVLAHPSVKDKFNEALDIMNRAVSSNVGAYMQPGARENIAYLTHTERRKDFQYEAMQERREAENMAQRGIGVAASSVPMNFKDLIETKAEEHNIVFMPVIGKRHEGKQLYTFGRIVIYIDRGVVFVQGEKTWVPTSLQSLIDMAK